Proteins encoded together in one Prunus dulcis chromosome 3, ALMONDv2, whole genome shotgun sequence window:
- the LOC117620675 gene encoding CSC1-like protein HYP1 isoform X2 — protein MIVWALLTSVGINLGLCLLFFTLYSVLRKQPSNLEVYAPRLVAAKEGSEQKNGFNFERLLPTAGWVKRAWQPSEDELLSVTSLDAVVFIRIFIFSLRVFGFAGIVGVLILLPINYLGNQLDVDFDFSDLPNKSLDSFSISNVNDGSKWLWVHFCAVYIFSGVVCYLLHYEYGYISSKRYAHYYSSKPQPHQFTILVRGIPVSSGSSCSETVERFFTEYYPSTYLSHAVLRRTNELQRLTSDAEKLYRRLVHLKSETKPQQRSRRDGFCGLFGRKVDVLDQYGKKLENLEDNVRMEQLSVAGKEVPAAFVSFKSRLGAAIALHIQQGTNPTEWVTERAPEPQDVHWPFFSSSFIKRWISKLVVVVACAALTILFLIPVVIVQGLTNLEQLETWFPFLKSILNLTVVSEVITEGCISFSQIEKSACTKMLWFTIWNIFLANTLSGSVLYRFNIFLEPKKIPGILADAVPAQASFFIAYVVTSGWTSLLSSELFRLLPLISSIIKRPFSGKDDDEFEVPSIPYHSDIPKVLFFGLLGITYFFLAPLILPFLLVYCCLGYIIYRNQLLNVYAPKYETGGRFWPTVHNSTIFSLVLMHVIAIGIFGLKKLSLASSLIVPLPILTLLFNEYCRKRFLPIFKDYPVECLIKKDREDQNDPTIAVFYDKVRTAYKDPALMPKRHPRSTDDHNSPLLQAGV, from the exons ATGATAGTGTGGGCACTTTTAACATCAGTAGGAATCAATCTTGGTCTTTGTCTCCTCTTCTTCACTCTATATTCTGTATTGAGGAAGCAACCCAGTAATCTTGAAGTCTATGCACCGCGCTTGGTTGCTGCTAAAGAAGGATCTGAGCAAAAAAATGGTTTCAATTTCGAGAGGCTGTTACCAACTGCAGGTTGGGTGAAAAGGGCATGGCAGCCCTCTGAAGATGAGCTCCTCTCAGTCACCAGCTTAGATGCTGTGGTCTTCATTCGCATTTTTATCTTCAG TTTGAGAGTCTTTGGCTTTGCTGGGATTGTTGGGGTTCTCATTCTTCTTCCAATAAATTATCTGGGGAACCAGCTCGATgtggattttgatttttctgatTTGCCCAACAAGTCTTTGGACTCCTTCAGTATTTCAAATGTCAATGATGGCTCAAAATG GTTATGGGTTCACTTTTGTGCAGTATACATTTTCAGTGGAGTCGTCTGCTATCTTCTTCATTAT GAGTATGGCTATATCTCATCAAAGAGATATGCGCACTACTATTCATCCAAACCTCAGCCTCATCAATTTACAATATTAGTTCGTGGTATTCCTGTCTCATCTGGGAGCAGCTGCAGTGAAACTGTTGAGAGATTTTTTACAGAGTATTATCCTTCTACTTATCTTTCACATGCAGTGCTTCGCCGAACCAACGAACTCCAACGTCTCACT AGTGATGCAGAAAAGCTATACAGAAGGCTTGTGCATCTGAAATCGGAAACTAAGCCCCAGCAAAGATCCAGACGTGATGGCTTTTGCGGGCTTTTTGGACGCAAAGTTGATGTTTTAGATCAATATggaaagaaattggaaaatttaGAAGATAATGTGAGAATGGAGCAATTGTCAGTGGCAGGAAAG gAAGTTCCAGCTGCCTTTGTGTCATTTAAGTCCCGGCTTGGTGCTGCAATAGCTTTACACATTCAACAAGGAACAAATCCCACAGAATGGGTCACCGAGAGGGCTCCGGAGCCTCAAGACGTTCACTGgcccttcttttcttcatcttttataAAAAGATGGATCTCCAagctggtggtggtggttgcaTGCGCTGCTCTTACAATTTTATTCCTCATTCCAGTTGTAATAGTGCAAGGCCTTACTAATCTTGAACAGTTGGAAACGTGGTTTCCTTTTCTGAAAAGCATACTGAACCT AACAGTTGTCAGTGAAGTCATAACAG AAGGTTGCATCTCTTTCAGTCAGATAGAAAAAAGTGCATGCACCAAGATGTTGTGGTTTACAATATGGAACATTTTCTTGGCAAATACACTATCAGGGTCGGTTCTCTATCGGTTCAATATctttcttgagcccaaaaaGATTCCGGGAATCCTTGCTGATGCTGTTCCAGCACAG GCATCATTCTTCATTGCATATGTTGTGACATCTGGATGGACCAGTCTTCTATCCTCAGAACTCTTCCGCCTGCTTCCCCTGATTTCCAGTATTATAAAAAGACCATTTTCAggaaaagatgatgatgaatttGAGGTTCCTTCAATTCCATACCACAGTGACATTCCTAAAGTTCTGTTTTTCGGACTCCTtggaataacatatttcttcCTGGCTCCGCTGATTCTCCCCTTCCTTTTGGTTTACTGTTGTCTGGGATACATAATCTACCGTAACCAG CTGCTAAATGTATATGCACCCAAGTATGAAACTGGCGGAAGATTTTGGCCAACTGTGCACAACTCAACAATTTTTTCCTTGGTACTGATGCACGTTATTGCAATTGGGATATTTGGGCTTAAGAAGCTTTCCTTGGCTTCTAGTTTGATTGTCCCTCTTCCAATTCTCACGCTTCTTTTTAATGAGTACTGCCGTAAACGATTTCTACCAATATTCAAAGACTATCCTGTTGAG TGTTTGATAAAGAAAGATAGAGAAGACCAAAATGATCCTACAATAGCTGTGTTTTATGATAAAGTACGCACTGCATATAAGGATCCAGCTCTGATGCCAAAACGCCATCCAAGAAGCACTGATGACCATAACTCACCCCTTCTTCAAGCTGGAGTCTGA
- the LOC117620675 gene encoding CSC1-like protein HYP1 isoform X1 — protein MIVWALLTSVGINLGLCLLFFTLYSVLRKQPSNLEVYAPRLVAAKEGSEQKNGFNFERLLPTAGWVKRAWQPSEDELLSVTSLDAVVFIRIFIFSLRVFGFAGIVGVLILLPINYLGNQLDVDFDFSDLPNKSLDSFSISNVNDGSKWLWVHFCAVYIFSGVVCYLLHYEYGYISSKRYAHYYSSKPQPHQFTILVRGIPVSSGSSCSETVERFFTEYYPSTYLSHAVLRRTNELQRLTSDAEKLYRRLVHLKSETKPQQRSRRDGFCGLFGRKVDVLDQYGKKLENLEDNVRMEQLSVAGKEVPAAFVSFKSRLGAAIALHIQQGTNPTEWVTERAPEPQDVHWPFFSSSFIKRWISKLVVVVACAALTILFLIPVVIVQGLTNLEQLETWFPFLKSILNLTVVSEVITGYLPSLILHLFLSFVPPIMIMLSSIEGCISFSQIEKSACTKMLWFTIWNIFLANTLSGSVLYRFNIFLEPKKIPGILADAVPAQASFFIAYVVTSGWTSLLSSELFRLLPLISSIIKRPFSGKDDDEFEVPSIPYHSDIPKVLFFGLLGITYFFLAPLILPFLLVYCCLGYIIYRNQLLNVYAPKYETGGRFWPTVHNSTIFSLVLMHVIAIGIFGLKKLSLASSLIVPLPILTLLFNEYCRKRFLPIFKDYPVECLIKKDREDQNDPTIAVFYDKVRTAYKDPALMPKRHPRSTDDHNSPLLQAGV, from the exons ATGATAGTGTGGGCACTTTTAACATCAGTAGGAATCAATCTTGGTCTTTGTCTCCTCTTCTTCACTCTATATTCTGTATTGAGGAAGCAACCCAGTAATCTTGAAGTCTATGCACCGCGCTTGGTTGCTGCTAAAGAAGGATCTGAGCAAAAAAATGGTTTCAATTTCGAGAGGCTGTTACCAACTGCAGGTTGGGTGAAAAGGGCATGGCAGCCCTCTGAAGATGAGCTCCTCTCAGTCACCAGCTTAGATGCTGTGGTCTTCATTCGCATTTTTATCTTCAG TTTGAGAGTCTTTGGCTTTGCTGGGATTGTTGGGGTTCTCATTCTTCTTCCAATAAATTATCTGGGGAACCAGCTCGATgtggattttgatttttctgatTTGCCCAACAAGTCTTTGGACTCCTTCAGTATTTCAAATGTCAATGATGGCTCAAAATG GTTATGGGTTCACTTTTGTGCAGTATACATTTTCAGTGGAGTCGTCTGCTATCTTCTTCATTAT GAGTATGGCTATATCTCATCAAAGAGATATGCGCACTACTATTCATCCAAACCTCAGCCTCATCAATTTACAATATTAGTTCGTGGTATTCCTGTCTCATCTGGGAGCAGCTGCAGTGAAACTGTTGAGAGATTTTTTACAGAGTATTATCCTTCTACTTATCTTTCACATGCAGTGCTTCGCCGAACCAACGAACTCCAACGTCTCACT AGTGATGCAGAAAAGCTATACAGAAGGCTTGTGCATCTGAAATCGGAAACTAAGCCCCAGCAAAGATCCAGACGTGATGGCTTTTGCGGGCTTTTTGGACGCAAAGTTGATGTTTTAGATCAATATggaaagaaattggaaaatttaGAAGATAATGTGAGAATGGAGCAATTGTCAGTGGCAGGAAAG gAAGTTCCAGCTGCCTTTGTGTCATTTAAGTCCCGGCTTGGTGCTGCAATAGCTTTACACATTCAACAAGGAACAAATCCCACAGAATGGGTCACCGAGAGGGCTCCGGAGCCTCAAGACGTTCACTGgcccttcttttcttcatcttttataAAAAGATGGATCTCCAagctggtggtggtggttgcaTGCGCTGCTCTTACAATTTTATTCCTCATTCCAGTTGTAATAGTGCAAGGCCTTACTAATCTTGAACAGTTGGAAACGTGGTTTCCTTTTCTGAAAAGCATACTGAACCT AACAGTTGTCAGTGAAGTCATAACAGGTTATCTTCCAAGTCTTATTCTTCATTTGTTCCTTTCTTTTGTGCCACCCATCATGATAATGTTGTCATCCATAGAAGGTTGCATCTCTTTCAGTCAGATAGAAAAAAGTGCATGCACCAAGATGTTGTGGTTTACAATATGGAACATTTTCTTGGCAAATACACTATCAGGGTCGGTTCTCTATCGGTTCAATATctttcttgagcccaaaaaGATTCCGGGAATCCTTGCTGATGCTGTTCCAGCACAG GCATCATTCTTCATTGCATATGTTGTGACATCTGGATGGACCAGTCTTCTATCCTCAGAACTCTTCCGCCTGCTTCCCCTGATTTCCAGTATTATAAAAAGACCATTTTCAggaaaagatgatgatgaatttGAGGTTCCTTCAATTCCATACCACAGTGACATTCCTAAAGTTCTGTTTTTCGGACTCCTtggaataacatatttcttcCTGGCTCCGCTGATTCTCCCCTTCCTTTTGGTTTACTGTTGTCTGGGATACATAATCTACCGTAACCAG CTGCTAAATGTATATGCACCCAAGTATGAAACTGGCGGAAGATTTTGGCCAACTGTGCACAACTCAACAATTTTTTCCTTGGTACTGATGCACGTTATTGCAATTGGGATATTTGGGCTTAAGAAGCTTTCCTTGGCTTCTAGTTTGATTGTCCCTCTTCCAATTCTCACGCTTCTTTTTAATGAGTACTGCCGTAAACGATTTCTACCAATATTCAAAGACTATCCTGTTGAG TGTTTGATAAAGAAAGATAGAGAAGACCAAAATGATCCTACAATAGCTGTGTTTTATGATAAAGTACGCACTGCATATAAGGATCCAGCTCTGATGCCAAAACGCCATCCAAGAAGCACTGATGACCATAACTCACCCCTTCTTCAAGCTGGAGTCTGA
- the LOC117620675 gene encoding CSC1-like protein HYP1 isoform X4: MDLVYIFSGVVCYLLHYEYGYISSKRYAHYYSSKPQPHQFTILVRGIPVSSGSSCSETVERFFTEYYPSTYLSHAVLRRTNELQRLTSDAEKLYRRLVHLKSETKPQQRSRRDGFCGLFGRKVDVLDQYGKKLENLEDNVRMEQLSVAGKEVPAAFVSFKSRLGAAIALHIQQGTNPTEWVTERAPEPQDVHWPFFSSSFIKRWISKLVVVVACAALTILFLIPVVIVQGLTNLEQLETWFPFLKSILNLTVVSEVITGYLPSLILHLFLSFVPPIMIMLSSIEGCISFSQIEKSACTKMLWFTIWNIFLANTLSGSVLYRFNIFLEPKKIPGILADAVPAQASFFIAYVVTSGWTSLLSSELFRLLPLISSIIKRPFSGKDDDEFEVPSIPYHSDIPKVLFFGLLGITYFFLAPLILPFLLVYCCLGYIIYRNQLLNVYAPKYETGGRFWPTVHNSTIFSLVLMHVIAIGIFGLKKLSLASSLIVPLPILTLLFNEYCRKRFLPIFKDYPVECLIKKDREDQNDPTIAVFYDKVRTAYKDPALMPKRHPRSTDDHNSPLLQAGV, translated from the exons ATGGACTTAG TATACATTTTCAGTGGAGTCGTCTGCTATCTTCTTCATTAT GAGTATGGCTATATCTCATCAAAGAGATATGCGCACTACTATTCATCCAAACCTCAGCCTCATCAATTTACAATATTAGTTCGTGGTATTCCTGTCTCATCTGGGAGCAGCTGCAGTGAAACTGTTGAGAGATTTTTTACAGAGTATTATCCTTCTACTTATCTTTCACATGCAGTGCTTCGCCGAACCAACGAACTCCAACGTCTCACT AGTGATGCAGAAAAGCTATACAGAAGGCTTGTGCATCTGAAATCGGAAACTAAGCCCCAGCAAAGATCCAGACGTGATGGCTTTTGCGGGCTTTTTGGACGCAAAGTTGATGTTTTAGATCAATATggaaagaaattggaaaatttaGAAGATAATGTGAGAATGGAGCAATTGTCAGTGGCAGGAAAG gAAGTTCCAGCTGCCTTTGTGTCATTTAAGTCCCGGCTTGGTGCTGCAATAGCTTTACACATTCAACAAGGAACAAATCCCACAGAATGGGTCACCGAGAGGGCTCCGGAGCCTCAAGACGTTCACTGgcccttcttttcttcatcttttataAAAAGATGGATCTCCAagctggtggtggtggttgcaTGCGCTGCTCTTACAATTTTATTCCTCATTCCAGTTGTAATAGTGCAAGGCCTTACTAATCTTGAACAGTTGGAAACGTGGTTTCCTTTTCTGAAAAGCATACTGAACCT AACAGTTGTCAGTGAAGTCATAACAGGTTATCTTCCAAGTCTTATTCTTCATTTGTTCCTTTCTTTTGTGCCACCCATCATGATAATGTTGTCATCCATAGAAGGTTGCATCTCTTTCAGTCAGATAGAAAAAAGTGCATGCACCAAGATGTTGTGGTTTACAATATGGAACATTTTCTTGGCAAATACACTATCAGGGTCGGTTCTCTATCGGTTCAATATctttcttgagcccaaaaaGATTCCGGGAATCCTTGCTGATGCTGTTCCAGCACAG GCATCATTCTTCATTGCATATGTTGTGACATCTGGATGGACCAGTCTTCTATCCTCAGAACTCTTCCGCCTGCTTCCCCTGATTTCCAGTATTATAAAAAGACCATTTTCAggaaaagatgatgatgaatttGAGGTTCCTTCAATTCCATACCACAGTGACATTCCTAAAGTTCTGTTTTTCGGACTCCTtggaataacatatttcttcCTGGCTCCGCTGATTCTCCCCTTCCTTTTGGTTTACTGTTGTCTGGGATACATAATCTACCGTAACCAG CTGCTAAATGTATATGCACCCAAGTATGAAACTGGCGGAAGATTTTGGCCAACTGTGCACAACTCAACAATTTTTTCCTTGGTACTGATGCACGTTATTGCAATTGGGATATTTGGGCTTAAGAAGCTTTCCTTGGCTTCTAGTTTGATTGTCCCTCTTCCAATTCTCACGCTTCTTTTTAATGAGTACTGCCGTAAACGATTTCTACCAATATTCAAAGACTATCCTGTTGAG TGTTTGATAAAGAAAGATAGAGAAGACCAAAATGATCCTACAATAGCTGTGTTTTATGATAAAGTACGCACTGCATATAAGGATCCAGCTCTGATGCCAAAACGCCATCCAAGAAGCACTGATGACCATAACTCACCCCTTCTTCAAGCTGGAGTCTGA
- the LOC117620675 gene encoding CSC1-like protein HYP1 isoform X3 produces the protein MIVWALLTSVGINLGLCLLFFTLYSVLRKQPSNLEVYAPRLVAAKEGSEQKNGFNFERLLPTAGWVKRAWQPSEDELLSVTSLDAVVFIRIFIFSLRVFGFAGIVGVLILLPINYLGNQLDVDFDFSDLPNKSLDSFSISNVNDGSKWLWVHFCAVYIFSGVVCYLLHYEYGYISSKRYAHYYSSKPQPHQFTILVRGIPVSSGSSCSETVERFFTEYYPSTYLSHAVLRRTNELQRLTSDAEKLYRRLVHLKSETKPQQRSRRDGFCGLFGRKVDVLDQYGKKLENLEDNVRMEQLSVAGKEVPAAFVSFKSRLGAAIALHIQQGTNPTEWVTERAPEPQDVHWPFFSSSFIKRWISKLVVVVACAALTILFLIPVVIVQGLTNLEQLETWFPFLKSILNLTVVSEVITGSVLYRFNIFLEPKKIPGILADAVPAQASFFIAYVVTSGWTSLLSSELFRLLPLISSIIKRPFSGKDDDEFEVPSIPYHSDIPKVLFFGLLGITYFFLAPLILPFLLVYCCLGYIIYRNQLLNVYAPKYETGGRFWPTVHNSTIFSLVLMHVIAIGIFGLKKLSLASSLIVPLPILTLLFNEYCRKRFLPIFKDYPVECLIKKDREDQNDPTIAVFYDKVRTAYKDPALMPKRHPRSTDDHNSPLLQAGV, from the exons ATGATAGTGTGGGCACTTTTAACATCAGTAGGAATCAATCTTGGTCTTTGTCTCCTCTTCTTCACTCTATATTCTGTATTGAGGAAGCAACCCAGTAATCTTGAAGTCTATGCACCGCGCTTGGTTGCTGCTAAAGAAGGATCTGAGCAAAAAAATGGTTTCAATTTCGAGAGGCTGTTACCAACTGCAGGTTGGGTGAAAAGGGCATGGCAGCCCTCTGAAGATGAGCTCCTCTCAGTCACCAGCTTAGATGCTGTGGTCTTCATTCGCATTTTTATCTTCAG TTTGAGAGTCTTTGGCTTTGCTGGGATTGTTGGGGTTCTCATTCTTCTTCCAATAAATTATCTGGGGAACCAGCTCGATgtggattttgatttttctgatTTGCCCAACAAGTCTTTGGACTCCTTCAGTATTTCAAATGTCAATGATGGCTCAAAATG GTTATGGGTTCACTTTTGTGCAGTATACATTTTCAGTGGAGTCGTCTGCTATCTTCTTCATTAT GAGTATGGCTATATCTCATCAAAGAGATATGCGCACTACTATTCATCCAAACCTCAGCCTCATCAATTTACAATATTAGTTCGTGGTATTCCTGTCTCATCTGGGAGCAGCTGCAGTGAAACTGTTGAGAGATTTTTTACAGAGTATTATCCTTCTACTTATCTTTCACATGCAGTGCTTCGCCGAACCAACGAACTCCAACGTCTCACT AGTGATGCAGAAAAGCTATACAGAAGGCTTGTGCATCTGAAATCGGAAACTAAGCCCCAGCAAAGATCCAGACGTGATGGCTTTTGCGGGCTTTTTGGACGCAAAGTTGATGTTTTAGATCAATATggaaagaaattggaaaatttaGAAGATAATGTGAGAATGGAGCAATTGTCAGTGGCAGGAAAG gAAGTTCCAGCTGCCTTTGTGTCATTTAAGTCCCGGCTTGGTGCTGCAATAGCTTTACACATTCAACAAGGAACAAATCCCACAGAATGGGTCACCGAGAGGGCTCCGGAGCCTCAAGACGTTCACTGgcccttcttttcttcatcttttataAAAAGATGGATCTCCAagctggtggtggtggttgcaTGCGCTGCTCTTACAATTTTATTCCTCATTCCAGTTGTAATAGTGCAAGGCCTTACTAATCTTGAACAGTTGGAAACGTGGTTTCCTTTTCTGAAAAGCATACTGAACCT AACAGTTGTCAGTGAAGTCATAACAG GGTCGGTTCTCTATCGGTTCAATATctttcttgagcccaaaaaGATTCCGGGAATCCTTGCTGATGCTGTTCCAGCACAG GCATCATTCTTCATTGCATATGTTGTGACATCTGGATGGACCAGTCTTCTATCCTCAGAACTCTTCCGCCTGCTTCCCCTGATTTCCAGTATTATAAAAAGACCATTTTCAggaaaagatgatgatgaatttGAGGTTCCTTCAATTCCATACCACAGTGACATTCCTAAAGTTCTGTTTTTCGGACTCCTtggaataacatatttcttcCTGGCTCCGCTGATTCTCCCCTTCCTTTTGGTTTACTGTTGTCTGGGATACATAATCTACCGTAACCAG CTGCTAAATGTATATGCACCCAAGTATGAAACTGGCGGAAGATTTTGGCCAACTGTGCACAACTCAACAATTTTTTCCTTGGTACTGATGCACGTTATTGCAATTGGGATATTTGGGCTTAAGAAGCTTTCCTTGGCTTCTAGTTTGATTGTCCCTCTTCCAATTCTCACGCTTCTTTTTAATGAGTACTGCCGTAAACGATTTCTACCAATATTCAAAGACTATCCTGTTGAG TGTTTGATAAAGAAAGATAGAGAAGACCAAAATGATCCTACAATAGCTGTGTTTTATGATAAAGTACGCACTGCATATAAGGATCCAGCTCTGATGCCAAAACGCCATCCAAGAAGCACTGATGACCATAACTCACCCCTTCTTCAAGCTGGAGTCTGA